The following is a genomic window from Bacteroidia bacterium.
ATTTCACGCCTTCGTCGAAGCGCGGAAGATGCTGCCACACGCGGACGAAGGCCTCCTGTGTTGCCTCGCGCGCTTCCTCCTCGTCAAGCAGCAACCGGAGCGCAAGCGTCTGCGCATATTGCTGATGCATGCGGATCAGCCCGGCAAATGCGGTGCTGTCTCCCAGTTTGCTGCGCTCGATAAGGTGGTGAAGATCCGTCGGTTCTGGCATTGGCTCTGTATTGCGTGCGTGCTTCGGTTGCCAATGATACGACGAAGAATTTGAAAGGTAAACAGGCGGGGAGCGAAGAGCGGAGAGCGGAGAGCGGAGAGCAGAGAGCGAAGAGCCGAGAGCGTAGTGCGTAGCGCTTCCGGTATGCTGACGTAGGAGCATTAAATCAGATTAACGATTCCCGAATAATTTTCGAAATGCACTTGCTCTGCTCTCCGCTCTCTGCTCTCCGCTCTCCTACTCGAACTGCTTCTCGATTTTGTGCAGCGCGTCCTTGCCGACGGGCGGCAGTGTGTCCTCTCCCAGATAGTGCAGCACGATGGCCAGCGCGATGATGACGATGGCGATGCTCACGGCGAACTTCAGCAGCTTTTTCACGATCGCGATGATGAGCGACACTACAAGTGCCACGGCGATCATTGCGAGTATGGGATTTTCGAGTAGGGTGGTCAATATTTGCATGAACGTACCGCAACTGAGTGACATAGCTGCCAGCATTCAATGTAGAACATCCGGGCCGGAATTTCCAAGCGTCACTCACGCGCAGGAGGCAGGCTGCAATGCGCTCTGCGGTTCCCGCTTGCTGGCTCATTTCCGTGCTGCACTCGCCAAGCGCCCAGCCCTACGCGCTACGCGGCTTTTCACCGTGTCATTGCGTATTTTTGAACATGACAGATCCAATAGACGACATCAGCATACCGTTTCACAACGAAATCTATGAAGGGCTGGGAGAGATTCACGGCCGCTTGCGCCTTGGCCATGGCAACCTCGTGATCGAATACATGGCGAAGGATGCGGTGTTCGGTTTGCTGCGCGGGCGCGTGCGCGAGCTGCGGATTCCGTTGATCGATATCGAGGATATTGAGCTCCACAATGGATGGTTCCGAAAACGGATTACTATTCGCTCGAACAGCATCACGAGCTTTGCGGACTTTCCCGGTGCGGAGAGCGGGGTGCTCGTGCTCCGGATCAAACGCCGGGATATCGCCCGCGCACAGGTCGGTGTATCGCGGCTGCGTCTGCTGCAATCCGAGCAGAAGCTGAAGGCGCTGGATGAATGGGGAGAGAGTTAAGGATGGAACAAAGGCTTCGCTCTCATGACAATAGGTTGTCGCCATTCTACACGAGAGTTCTGTTCGCATATATCAGTGAGTATTCATGATGAGAATGTACTTGTTTGTGCTTGCCATGGTATGTACCTGCTGCATATTTGGCTGCAGTGAAGGCCATACCTCCACGCCCATCGTGCCTCTGAAATTATACGAATCACTTGATGAAGCACTAAAGGAACCGTCCCAGGTTAAGAAACTCAGTCTGAAAGACATCGGCGACAGTCTTTCCCCGGAGATAGGAAAACTTGTGAACCTGGAGTCTCTATTGATCGAACATAGCAGTGTCAAATACCTGCCGGACAGCTTCGTGAATCTCGTCCGATTGAATGCCTTGTATATCCGCGATTGCGGGTTCGAAAGTATTCCAAAGCAATTATTCGGACTTAAGAATCTACGTTCACTAAGCATTACCATGTGCAATATTGAAAGTATTCCTCCTGAATTAGCTTCGCTGCAAAATCTTTGGGTGTTCTCTTTGCGGGCGAACAGATTGAAGGAGTTCCCGAGAGGTCGCGTACAGACGCGGGGCCTCAGTACGCTTTCTCTTGAATCGAACCTGCTTACTACGTTCGATTATACAAAAGAAGATTTTCCGGTGCTGACGTATCTTTCGTTGTCGTTCAACCCGCTTCCGGATTCGCTCAAGAAACGGCTCCGGCAGGAGTTTTCGTATGTGACCGTCCTGGGATTGTAGGAAATCGGGTACGGACAATCACTTCCCTCATCACACCAATTCGCATCTGCGAACACCGTCGGTGCGATCAGCTCGAAACCGCTTGCAAAAGCGTCCCGGGCTGGCACAGGGACGGTCTGTTGGGAGAACCCACACCGACGTGTCACATCGCTGCCCCGATTGAACGGCTATTCGAATATCCCGCTGGAAGCTGGTACATCCTTCGTTGACCAAAGCGATGGAAAACGTCGTCGCATACGATTCATTCAACGTCTGTCCTTCAGCGACAATCGTGAAATGCAAATTGCCCCGCAGCGAACGGGCATGTATATTTTAAGGCTGTACGGATATTTCACACGGGAACCCCCATGCTCGACATCACCGCAACTCTTATAGCCGAATTTTCGCTTCAACCCTGGCAGGTGCAGAACACGCTTGCTCTGCAGGCCGAAGGCGCCACCGTGCCGTTTATCGCACGCTACCGCAAGGAAAGAACGGGAGAGCTGAACGAAATCCAGCTTCGCGATCTGTTTGAACGCTTCGCCTACCTCACGGAACTGGAAGAGCGCAAAGTCGCCATACTGCAATCCATCGAGGAGCAGGGCAAGCTCACCGACGAACTCCGCATGCGCATCGAGGCCTGCATGCAGAAGACGGAGCTTGAGGATCTGTATCTGCCGTTCAAACCCCGCAAGCGCACACGCGCCACCATCGCGCGCGAGAAGGGCCTCGAACCCCTCGCCGACCTTATCACCGGCTGGAACTCCCCCGAAACGCACGACGCGGATCTGCTGGAAGCCGCCCGCGCCTTCATCAACGAGGAATTGGGCGTCGCGACAGCCGAGGAAGCCCTCGCGGGCGCATCTGACATCCTCGCTGAGCAGGTAGCAGAGAATGCCGACCTGCGTGCCTGGGTGCGTAAGCATTTCACCGAAACGGGGATGTTTCGATCGAAAATCAAGCCCGAATTTCCGGAAGGCAGCACCAAGTACGAAATGTACCGCGACTACACGGCCAACGTCCGCGACATTGCCCCGCACAACATGCTCGCCATGCGCCGCGGCGAGACCGAGGGCGTGCTGTCCTTCGATCTGCTGTACGAAGAAACACCTGTGCTCACGCATATCGAGCAGAAGACGATGTTCAGCGGCGCCGAGAGCGTGCGCAGCTTCTGGCGCCCGATGTGCAAGGACGCCTTCGACCGCCTGATGAAGCACACCCTCATCGGCGAAGTGCGCTACGAAAAGAAAAATGAAGCCGATCTCGCATCCATCCGCACCTTCGGCGACAATCTCCGTGAGTTGCTCCTCGCCTCTCCCGCGGGTATGACCCCGACGCTGGGCATCGATCCGGGCTTCCGTACGGGCTGCAAGGTGGTGGCCATCGACAGGACGGGCAAGTTTCTGGAATACCGGACACTATTCCCTCATACCGGGGCGGGCGGACGCGCCGAAGCGGCGAAACACCTGCTCGACATGCTGCACCGGCATTCCATCGAACTCATCGCCATCGGAAACGGTACCGCAGGGCGTGAAACCGATGCTTTCGTGACGGAAGCGCTTGCGGGCACGGATATCCGGCCCGCGAAAGTTATGGTCAACGAATCCGGCGCATCGATTTACTCCGCCAGTGAGGTGGCCATCGAGGAATTTCCCGATCTTGACCTAACCGTCCGCGGCGCCATTTCCATCGGCCGCCGATTGCAGGATCCACTCGCCGAACTTGTGAAAATCGATCCCAAATCCATCGGTGTCGGACAGTATCAGCACGATGTGGATCAGCGGCTGCTGAAGAAGAAGCTCGACGAGACGGTAGAAAGCTGCGTGAATTACGTGGGCGTGGATCTGAACCTCGCATCGAAGGAACTCCTCAGCTATGTGTCCGGACTCACACCGTCGCTAGCGCGTAACATCATACAGTACCGCAACGAGAACGGAGCGTTTCGCAGCAGGAAGGAGTTGCTCAAGGTACCGCGCTTCGGACCCAAGGCCTTCGAACAATGCGCCGGCTTTCTCCGCATCCGCGCGGGTGAGAATCCCCTCGACAATACCGGCGTCCATCCCGAAAGCTATCATGTGGTGGAGACCATCGCCGGCGACTTGCAGCTCTCCGCCGATCGCATCGCCGAAATCTCGGCGCGCGTGAAGGAACTCGACATCCGTCGCTACGTCACGGATTCCATCGGCGAACCGACGCTGCGCGACATCCTGCGCGAACTCGAGAAGCCCGGACGCGATCCCCGTGAGAGTTTCAGCTACGCGAAATTCCGCGACGGCATAAACGAAATCACGGATCTCACGCCTGGCATGGAGCTCGAAGGTGTGGTAACCAACGTCGCCAACTTCGGCGCCTTCGTCGACATCGGCGTGCATCAGGACGGTCTCGTGCACATTTCCCAGCTTGCCGATCGCTTCGTGGACGATCCGCGCAAAGTCGTGAAAGTAGGGCAGATCGTTCACGTGCGCGTCGTTGAGGTCAATGTTCAGCTCAAACGGATTGCGTTGAGCATGAAGA
Proteins encoded in this region:
- a CDS encoding leucine-rich repeat domain-containing protein: MMRMYLFVLAMVCTCCIFGCSEGHTSTPIVPLKLYESLDEALKEPSQVKKLSLKDIGDSLSPEIGKLVNLESLLIEHSSVKYLPDSFVNLVRLNALYIRDCGFESIPKQLFGLKNLRSLSITMCNIESIPPELASLQNLWVFSLRANRLKEFPRGRVQTRGLSTLSLESNLLTTFDYTKEDFPVLTYLSLSFNPLPDSLKKRLRQEFSYVTVLGL
- a CDS encoding RNA-binding transcriptional accessory protein, with protein sequence MLDITATLIAEFSLQPWQVQNTLALQAEGATVPFIARYRKERTGELNEIQLRDLFERFAYLTELEERKVAILQSIEEQGKLTDELRMRIEACMQKTELEDLYLPFKPRKRTRATIAREKGLEPLADLITGWNSPETHDADLLEAARAFINEELGVATAEEALAGASDILAEQVAENADLRAWVRKHFTETGMFRSKIKPEFPEGSTKYEMYRDYTANVRDIAPHNMLAMRRGETEGVLSFDLLYEETPVLTHIEQKTMFSGAESVRSFWRPMCKDAFDRLMKHTLIGEVRYEKKNEADLASIRTFGDNLRELLLASPAGMTPTLGIDPGFRTGCKVVAIDRTGKFLEYRTLFPHTGAGGRAEAAKHLLDMLHRHSIELIAIGNGTAGRETDAFVTEALAGTDIRPAKVMVNESGASIYSASEVAIEEFPDLDLTVRGAISIGRRLQDPLAELVKIDPKSIGVGQYQHDVDQRLLKKKLDETVESCVNYVGVDLNLASKELLSYVSGLTPSLARNIIQYRNENGAFRSRKELLKVPRFGPKAFEQCAGFLRIRAGENPLDNTGVHPESYHVVETIAGDLQLSADRIAEISARVKELDIRRYVTDSIGEPTLRDILRELEKPGRDPRESFSYAKFRDGINEITDLTPGMELEGVVTNVANFGAFVDIGVHQDGLVHISQLADRFVDDPRKVVKVGQIVHVRVVEVNVQLKRIALSMKKEAGASRPQQKKAEPSYSLDDLKAKFGSR